In one Dermatophagoides farinae isolate YC_2012a chromosome 4, ASM2471394v1, whole genome shotgun sequence genomic region, the following are encoded:
- the LOC124491039 gene encoding WD repeat-containing protein SL1-17: protein MVFKLIYTHENAHDDSIWSISWGKSETDNVEHIVTGSLDDTVKAWKIDQDDNMDLQYIFEGHSLGVVSVDINHNGTIAASNSLDSIIRLYNLDSGDQILSIDAGPVNAWTVVFAPNSEFLATCTQSGKIVLYNTTTGEKYNNKELDSTGKFTMCIAIRKDSKQIAGGAIDGMIKLYDVETGKIMTTLEGHAMPIRSLAFSPDGKYLISGSDDCHVKVYEVKTGELLATLSGHGSAILNVAFSPDNKHFASSSSDKTVKIWDIDTKQCLHTLEQHKDQVWGIKFNPNGTRLASVSEDKSICIYSCA from the exons atg gtattcaaattgatttatacACATGAGAATGctcatgatgattcaatttggtCAATATCATGGGGTAAAAGTGAAACAGATAATGTTGAACATATTGTTACTGGCAGCCTTGATGATACTGTAAAAGCATGGAAAAT TGATCAAGATGATAATATGGATTTACAATATATATTCGAAGGCCATTCATTGGGTGTTGTATCGGTGGATATCAATCATAATGGAACGATTGCTGCATCCAATTCATTGGATAGTATTATACGTTTATATAATCTTGATTCGGGTGATCAAATTTTAAGTATTGATGCTGGTCCAGTCAATGCATGGACAGTGGTATTTGCACCAAATTCTGAATTTCTAGCCACATGTACACAATCGGGTAAAATTGTTCTGTATAATACGACAACGGgtgaaaaatataataataaagaattgGATTCCACCGGAAAATTTACCATGTGTATTGCCATT CGAAAAGATTCGAAACAGATTGCCGGTGGTGCTATCGATGGTATGATAAAATTATATGATGTTGAAACGGGTAAAATAATGACCACATTAGAAGGTCATGCAATGCCCATACGTTCATTAGCATTTTCACCCGATGGTAAATATCTAATATCCGGTTCGGATGATTGTCACGTGAAAGTGTATGAAGTGAAAACTGGCGAATTATTGGCCACACTTTCTGGTCATGGTTCAGCCATTCTAAATGTTGCCTTTTCACCCGATAACAAACATTTTGCATCAag tTCATCGGATAAAACGGTAAAAATCTGGGATATAGATACTAAACAATGTTTGCATACATTGGAACAACATAAAGATCAAGTTTGGggaattaaattcaatccTAATGGTACTAGATTAGCATCGGTTTCCGAAGATAAATCCATCTGTATCTATAGTTGTGCAtga